From one Buchnera aphidicola (Therioaphis trifolii) genomic stretch:
- a CDS encoding class I SAM-dependent methyltransferase — protein MKYKINIINKCEKKFLLIKKIWNLKNDNNSKFSLIIKPNRIELKNNSLSSQKNIWVNFNYKNYQKYKKDKKIKIIKAIKIKKNKFINIIDATAGLGKDAFIFFSYGCKVTMIERHPILSILLFDGLKRGYKDKKIGHLIKKNINIIYNTSMNINQLNIPKPDVIYLDPMFQKKKNNALSKKEIRTIQNLVKYDLNTNLLFQKCFLFCKNKVVVKRPKNEKTISKKKPNYNIKTKKYRFDIYLK, from the coding sequence ATGAAATACAAAATTAACATTATTAATAAATGTGAAAAAAAATTTTTATTAATTAAAAAAATATGGAATTTAAAAAATGACAATAATTCTAAATTTTCTTTAATTATAAAACCAAATCGTATTGAATTAAAAAATAATTCATTATCATCTCAAAAAAATATATGGGTAAATTTTAATTATAAAAATTATCAAAAATATAAAAAAGATAAAAAAATAAAAATAATAAAAGCTATTAAAATAAAAAAAAATAAATTTATAAATATTATAGATGCTACCGCAGGTTTAGGAAAAGATGCTTTTATATTTTTTTCTTATGGTTGTAAAGTCACAATGATTGAACGTCATCCTATTTTATCAATTTTACTATTTGATGGATTAAAACGAGGTTATAAAGATAAAAAAATTGGACATTTAATAAAAAAAAATATAAATATAATATATAATACAAGTATGAATATAAATCAATTAAATATACCAAAACCTGATGTAATATATTTAGATCCTATGTTTCAAAAAAAAAAAAATAATGCATTATCTAAAAAAGAAATACGAACAATTCAAAATTTAGTTAAATATGACTTAAATACTAATTTATTATTTCAAAAATGTTTTTTATTTTGTAAAAATAAAGTCGTTGTTAAAAGACCAAAAAATGAAAAAACAATTTCAAAAAAAAAACCAAATTATAATATAAAAACAAAAAAATATCGTTTTGATATTTATTTAAAATAA
- a CDS encoding MFS transporter — MFHLNKNNNNVIIDFKCDNKKYIDCGTNKFKKVIIALFLAGLATFSILYCVQPILPTFSSEFHLTPAQSSLSLSVTTATMAIGMLFTGSLSDTFGRKIVMSISLLLATFLTILCSAMHTWIEVIILRMLTGLSLSGVAAVAMTYLSEEIHPVVLPFAIGLYISGNTIGGFSGRFLSSVLVHYCSWERSLLIIGLVSLFGSLLFLFLLPSSNNFHSISLKPSKIIKSFFLQCSDHILSVLFFIGFILMGSFVTLFNYVGYRLMIQPFFLNQIVIGLLSVVYLTGAYSSPKSSEFILKYGRKNVLIYSLLLMISGIIMTQWDILIFIIFGLMLFSSGFFSAHSVSSSWVGYRSKVAKGQASSLYLCCYYLGSSILGTFGGIFWSLGNWFGISIFIITILLIGIKIVHQLDTSISD, encoded by the coding sequence TTGTTTCATTTAAATAAAAATAATAATAATGTAATTATTGATTTTAAATGTGATAATAAAAAATATATTGATTGTGGAACAAATAAATTTAAAAAAGTTATTATTGCTTTATTTTTAGCTGGATTAGCAACTTTTTCTATTTTATATTGTGTACAGCCTATTTTACCTACTTTTTCAAGTGAATTTCATTTAACTCCTGCTCAAAGTAGTTTATCTTTATCTGTTACAACAGCTACTATGGCAATAGGTATGTTATTTACAGGATCTTTATCTGATACTTTTGGTAGAAAAATAGTTATGAGTATATCTTTGTTATTAGCTACTTTTTTAACAATTTTATGTTCAGCTATGCATACTTGGATTGAAGTTATTATTCTTAGAATGTTGACTGGATTATCATTAAGTGGTGTTGCTGCTGTTGCAATGACATATTTAAGTGAAGAAATACATCCTGTAGTTTTACCATTTGCAATCGGATTATATATTAGTGGTAATACTATTGGAGGTTTTTCAGGTAGGTTTTTAAGTAGTGTTTTAGTACATTATTGTTCTTGGGAACGATCACTTTTAATTATTGGTTTAGTTTCTTTATTTGGTTCTTTATTATTTTTATTTTTATTACCTTCATCAAATAATTTTCATAGTATTTCTTTAAAACCTAGTAAAATTATAAAAAGTTTTTTTTTACAGTGTAGTGATCATATTTTATCTGTATTATTTTTTATTGGATTTATTTTAATGGGTAGTTTTGTTACTTTATTTAATTATGTTGGATATCGATTAATGATTCAACCATTTTTTTTGAATCAAATTGTTATTGGATTATTATCCGTTGTATATTTAACAGGTGCATATAGTTCTCCTAAATCAAGTGAATTTATTTTAAAATATGGTCGTAAAAATGTTTTAATTTATTCATTATTACTTATGATTTCAGGTATTATAATGACACAATGGGATATTTTAATTTTTATTATTTTTGGATTAATGTTATTTTCTAGTGGATTTTTTTCTGCTCATTCTGTTTCAAGTAGTTGGGTAGGTTATCGTTCTAAAGTTGCAAAAGGACAAGCTTCTTCATTATATTTATGTTGTTATTATTTAGGTTCTAGTATTTTAGGAACATTTGGTGGTATATTTTGGTCATTAGGTAATTGGTTTGGAATTTCAATTTTTATTATTACAATATTATTAATAGGTATAAAAATTGTACATCAATTAGATACTTCTATTAGTGATTAA
- the dapF gene encoding diaminopimelate epimerase, with protein MYFSKMHGLGNDFVVIDKINQNIPLSNNIIKKISNRNTGIGFDQLLIVENPKKINCDFYYRIFNADGSEVAQCGNGARCFVYFLHLKKLTTKKKILVQTKYNDMLIHYIDKKNIIVNMGHPKFNSNNVPKFKLKNFNLNVIKINDIIIEFGTIFIGNPHCIILVKDINNCSVNKIGRLLNNHILFPEGINVNFVQIVSLNHIMLRVYERGVGETRACGSGACASVVHGIIQNILQKKVIVTLLGGNLEIFWSGFGDSVYMKGPAEHVYDGYIDINCFET; from the coding sequence ATATATTTTTCTAAAATGCATGGATTAGGTAATGATTTTGTTGTTATCGACAAAATTAATCAAAATATTCCTTTATCTAACAATATTATAAAAAAAATATCTAATAGAAATACTGGAATTGGTTTTGATCAACTTTTAATTGTTGAAAACCCAAAAAAAATAAATTGTGATTTTTATTATCGTATTTTTAATGCAGATGGTTCTGAAGTAGCTCAGTGTGGTAATGGAGCAAGATGTTTTGTTTATTTTTTACATTTAAAAAAATTAACTACTAAAAAAAAAATTTTAGTTCAAACAAAATATAATGATATGTTAATTCATTATATTGATAAAAAAAATATTATTGTTAATATGGGACATCCAAAATTTAATTCAAATAATGTTCCAAAATTTAAATTAAAAAATTTTAATTTAAATGTTATTAAAATTAATGATATAATTATAGAATTTGGAACAATTTTTATTGGAAATCCACATTGTATTATTTTAGTAAAAGATATTAATAATTGTTCTGTTAATAAAATTGGAAGATTATTAAATAATCATATTTTATTTCCTGAAGGTATTAATGTTAATTTTGTTCAAATAGTATCTTTAAATCATATTATGCTTCGTGTTTATGAACGTGGTGTTGGTGAAACTCGAGCTTGTGGTAGTGGTGCATGCGCTTCTGTAGTTCATGGAATTATACAAAATATTTTACAAAAAAAAGTTATTGTTACTTTATTAGGAGGTAATTTAGAAATTTTTTGGAGTGGATTTGGAGATTCTGTATATATGAAAGGTCCTGCTGAACATGTATATGATGGTTATATTGATATAAATTGTTTTGAAACTTAA
- the cyaY gene encoding iron donor protein CyaY — protein MKINQSNFNIIYNKILFNIENYLDNFNSKNDIDYENNYQMMIISFSKTNKIIISKQESLKQIWLATRDNGYHFNYQNSNWICNRSKRNFWSILEESFYLQGKEKVNFKKFLK, from the coding sequence ATGAAAATTAATCAATCAAATTTTAATATTATTTATAATAAAATTTTATTTAATATTGAAAATTATTTAGATAATTTTAATAGTAAAAATGATATAGATTATGAAAATAATTATCAAATGATGATTATATCATTTTCAAAAACAAATAAAATTATTATTAGTAAACAAGAATCATTAAAACAAATTTGGTTAGCAACAAGAGATAATGGATATCATTTTAATTATCAAAATTCTAATTGGATATGTAATCGCAGTAAACGTAATTTTTGGAGTATTTTAGAAGAATCATTTTATTTACAAGGAAAAGAAAAGGTAAATTTTAAAAAATTTTTAAAATAA
- the rho gene encoding transcription termination factor Rho, translating to MNLTTLKNMLVSELIILGNKIGLENLARMRKQDIIFNILKKHSTSGENIFGDGVLEILQDGFGFLRSEDSSYLSGPDDIYVSPSQIRRFNLRTGDTISGKIRPPKDGERYFALLKVNTVNYEKPESVRKKILFENLTPLHANSRLRMERGNGSKEDLTTRVLDLSAPIGRGQRGLIVAPPKAGKTMLLQNIAQSIAYNHSECILMVLLIDERPEEVTEMKRLVKGEVIASTFDEPAFRHIQVAEMVIEKAKRLVEHKKDVIILLDSITRLARAYNTIIPSSGKVLTGGIDSNALHRPKRFFGSARNIEEGGSLTIIATALIDTGSKMDEVIYEEFKGTGNMELLLSRKISEKRVFPAIDYNRSGTRKEELLTSSEELQKMWILRKIIHPMREIDAMEFLINKLSMTKTNYEFFNMMKRK from the coding sequence ATGAATCTTACTACACTTAAAAATATGTTAGTTTCTGAATTAATTATCCTTGGTAATAAGATCGGGTTAGAAAATTTAGCCCGAATGAGAAAACAAGATATTATTTTTAATATTCTGAAAAAACATTCAACAAGTGGTGAAAATATATTCGGAGATGGAGTTTTAGAAATTTTACAGGATGGATTTGGTTTTTTACGTTCTGAAGATAGTTCCTATTTATCTGGACCAGATGATATATATGTTTCTCCTAGTCAAATTCGAAGATTTAATTTAAGAACAGGTGATACTATTTCTGGTAAAATTAGACCACCAAAAGATGGTGAAAGATATTTTGCTTTATTAAAAGTAAATACAGTAAATTATGAAAAACCTGAAAGTGTAAGAAAAAAAATTTTATTTGAAAATTTAACTCCATTACATGCTAATTCTCGACTGAGAATGGAGCGGGGTAATGGTTCAAAAGAAGATTTAACTACTCGTGTATTGGACTTATCTGCTCCTATAGGAAGAGGACAACGAGGTTTAATTGTTGCTCCCCCTAAAGCTGGAAAAACAATGTTATTACAAAATATTGCTCAAAGTATTGCATATAATCATTCAGAATGTATATTAATGGTTTTATTAATTGATGAAAGACCTGAAGAAGTAACAGAAATGAAACGATTAGTAAAAGGTGAAGTAATAGCATCTACCTTTGATGAACCTGCTTTTCGACATATTCAAGTAGCTGAAATGGTTATTGAAAAAGCAAAACGTTTAGTAGAACATAAAAAAGATGTAATTATTTTATTAGATTCAATTACAAGATTAGCGCGTGCTTATAATACTATTATACCCTCTTCTGGAAAAGTATTAACAGGTGGTATTGATTCTAATGCTTTACATAGACCAAAGCGTTTTTTTGGATCAGCAAGAAATATTGAAGAAGGAGGTAGTTTAACTATTATTGCAACTGCTTTAATTGATACCGGGTCTAAAATGGATGAAGTAATTTATGAAGAATTTAAAGGTACTGGAAATATGGAATTATTATTATCACGAAAAATATCTGAAAAAAGAGTATTTCCAGCAATTGATTATAATCGTTCTGGAACTCGAAAAGAAGAATTATTAACTTCTTCAGAAGAACTTCAAAAAATGTGGATTTTAAGAAAAATAATTCATCCCATGCGTGAAATTGATGCCATGGAATTTTTAATTAATAAATTATCTATGACAAAAACTAATTATGAATTTTTTAATATGATGAAACGAAAATAA
- the trxA gene encoding thioredoxin, giving the protein MKNNIIVLTNNNFQEIVLDSKFPVLIDFWADWCGPCKIFFPILEEIAKKYKNKLIVGKVNVDDCKDIMLNYSIQSIPTLLFLKNKKIIARNSGVIAKSEVEKLLHVHFNIK; this is encoded by the coding sequence ATGAAAAATAATATCATTGTTTTAACGAATAATAATTTTCAAGAAATTGTTTTAGATTCAAAATTTCCAGTTTTAATTGATTTTTGGGCAGATTGGTGTGGTCCATGTAAAATTTTTTTTCCAATTTTAGAAGAAATTGCTAAAAAATATAAAAATAAACTAATAGTAGGAAAAGTTAATGTTGATGATTGTAAGGATATTATGTTAAATTATTCTATACAAAGTATACCAACTTTATTATTTTTAAAAAATAAAAAAATTATTGCAAGAAATTCTGGAGTAATTGCTAAATCAGAAGTAGAGAAATTATTACATGTACATTTTAATATAAAATAA
- a CDS encoding UvrD-helicase domain-containing protein, with product MSLNKQQIEAIRTIQGPCLILAGAGSGKTTVIIEKIIRLINYYGYHPNEIFAVTFTNKAAQEMKNRIKKKIFINYKNNLNKLNIFTFHSLGMKIISKSLNILGYNKNYTLFDYHDQIRLIKNIVSKEFRHNNDILKKIIKYISFQKNKIYSPKKSKKKASSKEEKIFSEYYQEYNNFLKKYNVFDFDDLIYVAVYLLKKCQKIKEKWQNCIKYLLVDEYQDTNYSQYKLIKLLSGNNSNFTLVGDDDQSIYSWRGANVENLLFLKNDYPKLQVIKMERNYRSSKRILKVANILISNNQHIFKKKLFSTLEDGIKIKILKLKNEYDESETIISKILLHKLKNNLKYKDYVILYRKNQQSKIFEKNLFQKQIPYVIHENNSFFNKPDIRNLISYLKFIINQDDNISFLKIINIPSRGIGISTIKKIIKYSKYYNKNYYFVIQDINFQKILRKNTRNLLNKFIKLCENIILFSKKNPKKILYKIINDIKYKEWLLKNNKNIKNNIQNIEILLNLIDNYFNTYIKYNNIINSYEILIKLINQLSIHDTNINVSNKNNDYDAIQLMTIHASKGLEFPIVFIIGFEEGIIPSYHNVKNKNISEERRLVYVAITRAKKELIISFCNQRYYYGSIIDIKPSRFLFELPKNDLLWENYLKE from the coding sequence ATGTCATTAAATAAACAACAAATAGAGGCAATTCGTACAATTCAAGGTCCTTGTTTAATATTAGCTGGAGCTGGTTCAGGAAAAACTACTGTTATTATTGAAAAAATTATTCGATTAATTAATTATTATGGATATCATCCTAATGAAATTTTTGCAGTAACTTTTACTAATAAAGCTGCTCAAGAAATGAAAAATAGAATTAAAAAAAAAATTTTTATTAATTATAAAAATAATTTAAATAAATTAAATATTTTTACATTTCATTCATTAGGTATGAAAATTATTTCAAAATCATTAAATATATTAGGTTATAATAAAAATTATACATTATTCGATTATCATGATCAAATTCGATTAATAAAAAATATTGTTTCAAAAGAATTTCGTCATAATAATGATATTTTAAAAAAAATTATTAAATATATTTCGTTTCAAAAAAATAAAATATATAGTCCTAAAAAATCTAAAAAAAAAGCTTCTTCAAAAGAAGAAAAAATTTTTTCTGAATATTATCAAGAATATAATAATTTTTTAAAAAAATATAATGTTTTTGATTTTGATGATTTAATTTATGTTGCTGTATATTTATTAAAAAAATGTCAAAAAATAAAAGAAAAATGGCAAAATTGTATTAAATATTTATTAGTAGATGAATATCAAGATACTAATTATAGTCAATATAAATTAATTAAATTATTAAGTGGAAATAATTCTAATTTTACTTTAGTTGGTGATGATGATCAATCAATTTATTCTTGGAGAGGAGCAAATGTTGAAAATCTTTTATTTTTAAAAAATGATTATCCAAAATTACAAGTTATTAAGATGGAACGTAATTATCGATCTTCAAAAAGAATTTTAAAAGTAGCTAATATATTAATATCAAATAATCAACATATTTTTAAAAAAAAATTATTTTCTACTTTAGAAGATGGTATTAAAATTAAAATATTAAAATTAAAAAATGAATATGATGAATCTGAAACAATTATTTCTAAAATATTGTTACATAAATTAAAAAATAATTTAAAATATAAAGATTATGTTATTTTATATCGAAAAAATCAACAATCTAAAATTTTTGAAAAAAATTTATTTCAAAAACAAATACCATATGTTATTCATGAAAATAATTCTTTTTTTAATAAACCTGACATTCGCAATTTAATTTCATATTTAAAATTTATTATTAATCAAGATGATAATATTTCTTTTTTAAAAATTATTAATATTCCTTCTCGAGGAATTGGTATTTCTACTATAAAAAAAATTATTAAATATTCAAAATATTATAATAAAAATTATTATTTTGTTATTCAAGATATTAATTTTCAAAAAATATTACGTAAAAATACAAGAAATTTATTAAATAAATTTATAAAATTATGTGAAAATATTATACTTTTTTCTAAAAAAAATCCAAAAAAAATATTGTATAAAATTATTAATGATATAAAATATAAAGAGTGGTTATTAAAAAATAATAAAAATATTAAAAATAATATTCAAAATATTGAAATATTATTAAATTTAATAGATAATTATTTTAATACTTATATTAAATATAATAATATAATAAACTCATATGAAATACTAATAAAATTAATAAATCAATTATCGATACATGATACTAATATTAATGTCAGTAATAAAAATAATGATTATGATGCTATTCAATTAATGACTATTCATGCTTCTAAAGGTTTAGAATTTCCAATAGTATTTATTATAGGATTTGAAGAAGGTATTATTCCATCTTATCATAATGTAAAAAATAAAAATATATCTGAAGAACGTAGATTAGTTTATGTAGCTATTACCAGAGCAAAAAAAGAATTAATAATAAGTTTTTGTAATCAAAGATATTATTATGGTTCTATCATAGATATTAAACCTAGTCGTTTTTTATTTGAATTACCTAAAAATGATTTACTTTGGGAAAATTATTTAAAAGAATAA
- the ilvC gene encoding ketol-acid reductoisomerase, which yields MKNYFNTLNFRKKNIQLKQCNFLDKKEFKNIINVLKGKKIVIIGCGAQGLHQGLNMRDSGLNISYALKKESILNKNTSWKNAVNYSFPVGDYETLIPKADLVINLTPDKQHSNVIKMIQPLMKKNSVLGYSHGFNIVESGEIIRKDITVIMVAPKCPGTEVREEYKRGFGVPALIAVHTENDPFNKGFEFAKSWAYAIGSHHAGVLKSSFIAEVKSDLMGEQTILCGLLQSSSIVIYNYLIEHGFKSNYAVKLLQNGWEVITESLKHGGITLMLNRLSNSAKFRVCELSNKLKKILKTLFEKHMDDIFSGKFSEDMMVDWNNKDKNLLKWRNEIKNTAFEKAKQSNEKILEDEYFQKGILMVAILKSGIELAFETMVSSGIKAESAYYESLHELPLIANTISRKRFYEMNLVISDTAEYGSYLFTKRSISILNNFLKKINKEDIGITYPNIDINNIKLQKINEEIYNHDIEVVGRKLRSYMINMKSILNF from the coding sequence ATGAAAAATTATTTTAATACATTAAATTTTAGAAAAAAAAATATACAATTAAAACAATGTAATTTTTTGGATAAAAAAGAATTTAAAAACATTATTAATGTTTTAAAAGGAAAAAAAATAGTTATTATTGGGTGTGGTGCACAAGGATTACATCAAGGTTTAAATATGCGTGATTCAGGATTAAATATTTCATATGCTTTAAAAAAAGAAAGTATTTTAAATAAAAATACATCTTGGAAAAATGCTGTTAATTATTCTTTTCCAGTTGGAGATTATGAAACATTAATTCCTAAAGCTGATTTAGTAATTAACTTAACACCAGATAAACAACATTCAAATGTTATTAAAATGATACAACCATTAATGAAAAAAAATTCTGTATTAGGATATTCACATGGATTTAATATTGTAGAATCAGGAGAAATTATTCGAAAAGATATTACTGTAATTATGGTAGCTCCAAAATGTCCAGGTACTGAAGTTCGAGAAGAATATAAAAGAGGTTTTGGTGTTCCCGCACTTATCGCTGTACATACTGAAAATGATCCCTTTAATAAAGGTTTTGAATTTGCAAAATCATGGGCTTATGCTATAGGAAGTCATCATGCTGGTGTTTTAAAATCTTCTTTTATAGCTGAAGTTAAATCTGATTTAATGGGAGAACAAACAATATTATGTGGATTATTACAATCTAGTTCGATTGTTATTTATAATTATTTAATAGAACATGGATTTAAATCTAATTATGCAGTAAAATTATTACAAAATGGATGGGAAGTAATTACGGAATCTTTAAAACATGGTGGAATTACTTTAATGTTAAATCGATTATCTAATTCTGCAAAATTTAGAGTATGTGAATTATCAAACAAATTAAAAAAAATATTAAAAACATTATTTGAAAAACACATGGATGATATTTTTTCAGGTAAGTTTTCTGAAGATATGATGGTTGATTGGAATAATAAAGATAAAAATTTATTAAAATGGCGTAATGAAATTAAAAATACTGCATTTGAAAAAGCTAAACAATCTAATGAGAAAATTTTAGAAGATGAATATTTTCAAAAAGGGATATTAATGGTGGCTATATTAAAATCAGGAATAGAATTAGCTTTTGAAACTATGGTATCTTCTGGAATAAAAGCAGAATCTGCATATTATGAATCTTTACATGAATTACCTTTAATAGCAAATACAATTTCTAGAAAACGTTTTTATGAAATGAATTTAGTTATATCTGATACAGCAGAATATGGAAGTTATTTATTTACAAAGAGATCTATTTCTATTTTAAATAATTTTTTAAAAAAAATAAATAAAGAAGATATTGGTATAACATATCCAAATATTGATATTAATAATATTAAATTACAAAAAATAAATGAAGAAATTTATAATCATGATATTGAAGTAGTTGGTCGAAAATTAAGAAGTTATATGATTAATATGAAAAGTATTTTAAATTTTTAA